TAAAACGACCGCATTCGCCAGCTCAATCATCTGTCATCCTTTATTTCAGCGCTTATATTGGGTCGGGCAGTATCCGCGTCCCACGTCAAAACCACGTAACTTTCTGTGCTTGGTAACCCGGCCAGAGACCCTTTTTCGCCACAAACGAAACGAACTTGGCTTCATGGTGCGTCGCATGAGTTTGATTGTTTCAGGTTCGCTGAGTCCAAACGTCGCTTCTATTACCTCAAACGGTGTTCGATCCTCCCACGCCATTTCAACGACACGAGATATGTCAGATTCGGAAAGTGCCGCTGCAGGATTACTCATGCGGCAAGATTAACAACCCGAGAAGGCGCCCAACCTTGCCGTTAGGGCTTTGTTCGGGTTCTTTGTTGGAGGGGTGGCCGACAACAGCTCAGTCCGGCCCGGACTCATCATTCGAAAGCAATTAAGCGGAGTCTGCATGCAAAACGGCCCTGCGCCAGCCGCGTAACGAGTTGATCAGCCAAAACGCTTCAACTGCTCCCAGCTCGGTGACCGGCAATGCGCGCTCGGTAATCTTTCGCTCATTAAGTAATTCATCCCGCAAGACACCGGGTAACAAACCATCACCGAGCGGCGGCGTAAACAGCTCACCGCCAACTTGATAAACAATGTTCGCGATCGCACTCTCGGTAACATTACCCACGGTATTGAACATAATAGGCTCGCAACCGGCAGGAGTCTCTCGCACCGCACGATCATAAGCCTCACGTCGACTCGTCTTGTGCGCAAGGTAGGCGTCATCGGCTTCGACAGCGGACTGAACCAGGGCCAACTCAACGACAGGGTATTCGCTGGATAAGCTCGTTTGCGATGAACTGAGCTCGATCGGTTCACAGCGATGGGTGATTGCACCACTTCGTGCGAGTTGCAGGCGCAACCGGAGCGTCTGAGTCTCTGAGTCACTGGAAGTCGCTCCCTCGGCCACTTCACTCAGGAGCGCATCGAGGTAGGTCTCGGCTGCATGGATATCAAACGCAAACGACCAGTACGCTGCCGACTTTGCGAGTCGCGATAGATGACGCGCACGGCGCGGGATCGCCCCACTGACGATGCCCATGGTCTCGAACAAATGAAATGCGGGATCAGGCTGCTTGAGAATTCTCGCTTTTGTTTTGAGCTCTTCGAACTCCTCAGTAGGCTCTGAATCCCAGACGATGCCACAGCCTGAGCCAAAGCGACTGTCTCCTGTGGCTGACGCGCTCCATGCAGTGCGTATCGCCACATTGAAGCAGACTGACCCGGAGGGCTTAATCCGACCGACCGCTCCTGTGTAAATCTCTCGAGGATCGTCTTCTAAACTATGAATGACATCGAGCGCTGCACGTTTTGGCGCACCCGTAATCGAAGCGGCAGGAAAGAGTGCCCGGAAAATCTCAGCAAGACTGGCATCCACCTCGCTTTTCACGGTAGAGGTCATTTGCCAAACGCTGGGGTAACGCTCCACACCAAAAAGTTCGTCCACCGACACCTTCCCAGTGGCCGAAATGCGCGCTAAGTCATTTCGTACCATGTCCGTGATCATGACGTTTTCAGCCCGATTCTTTCGCGAGTGCTTCAACCAGCGAGCGCTGGATTCATCCGCCGTAGCATCGGTCCGACGACCAACGGTACCTTTCATCGGCTTACTGCAAACGACCCCCTCCTCTCGTTCAAAAAAGAGCTCGGGTGATGCTGAACATATCGTCAGCTCAGGTCCTTCGAGGTACACCGCGTAAGGCATATCCTGCGACCACCGCGCAAAGTCAGCGAGCGTCACGATCTCACCCTGACGCATGCGCGATGTCAGGTTGATCTGATAAACCTCGCCGGCGCCAATCATCTGGCGAATGGCGTCAACCTTAGACTCAAAAGAGCTTTGGCTTTCTCGTAGCTCCCAGTTATCGGGCGATGCACTCTCAGGCGCATACAGTCCACCCAGTGAATCAAGACGGGTCTCGTCAGAAAAGAGCGCAAAGCACACGAGGGGAATATCAATATCACGCTTCGGGAATTTACTATCGAAGGCATGGCTCGCCTCGTAGGCCACATATCCTACTGCGTGTAACGCCTCAGATTGTGCGCGTCGCTCGGCGGCTTCAATCGCACCCAACACCCCAGCGTGTTCAGTGGCAAGCACTACATCGACACAATTGGTCAACAGTGACCAATCACTGGCATCTGGGTTCCTGACTATTGCGCGCTCAAACATATAACAAATTTTCGACGATGAAATACGACTGCTCTTGCAGATACGGTATTGGCCGCAAGTTGGCGCAAGAAGGGGGCGAAGTATGAAGTTTTCCCTCGATAATTGCGACTGATGGCCACCCAAAACCCGCCACCAGACCCACACTGGAATTCAATGCGCGCAATGATCTGTTGGTAGAGTTAAAAAATCAGTAAACTCGGGAGCACTCGGGTATGTCCTGAAGAATGTTGGCGGTCTCATTTAGCCCAGTCGCATGCGATGTTGCCGCCACGTAGAAATGATAAACGGCGCTGAAAGATGAAAATTAATCTCCTCGAACCTTCTCATTTAGACTGGCAGAACTACGGCCCAGATACTCGGTTTAGCTACCCTATCGGCTACTCGGGCGCGCTCCTGAGCTACGACGGTAAAGACCACATAGATTTACTGTACCGCTGGGAACCTGGGAAGTACTGCCACTTCCATCGTCACCTTTGCGAGGTCCGCTCAACCGTGCTCGCTGGCTCACTTGAGGTCGTAACGTTCGAGGACGGTAAAGAAGTCTCATCCATTGTTCGCGAGGTAGGTAGCTACTCGCACATGCCTCAAGGCGATGTTCACATGGAGCGCGGAGGCCCCGAGGGCGCTGTGGTGTTGTTTAACCTCTATGCGCCCGACGGTCGACTGACCGAAATGCTCGATGAGACTGGAACGACCTTAAAAACGCTCACCATCGGATCAGTGCTCAAACAATTTGCGCACTAACACGATCCCGTTAAAGCATAGGTCGGCTAGGTCGCTGTAACGACTAAAGTTTAATGGCGCCTGACAGTGGGTTGGAACCGTTGATCAATTGGTGGAATTCGTCAGCCAATCGCTGTGACTCATCCACGCACCTATGCCAATAGGTCTCTCTTACCGACTCAGGAATTTTCCCAAAGTCGCGGCGGTCGGGAATTTTTCCAAACGGGAGGGACGCGATGAACTCATCTGTTGGGCAGATCATGATCAACTGATCGACGGAAACCTGTTGGTCCGCCCGCCAGGGCAAAAACTTATCGAACCAACCCACTGTCGTGCGATTACTAAAGTGCGGATATAACCAAACTTCATCTCTGGGTAAGCGTTGCAAATCGAAGTGATAGTCGATGATGCCACCGTCCCAAAAAGCGCCCTTTCCTGCGCCTTCTATCTCATATACTCCCTCAAACACATAAGGAATAGCGCCACTTGCCATCAAGGCGTGGAACACATTTGCCTCGCTCAGCCCAACGTACTGGGTATCAAAACCGTCTAACAGAGGACGTAGCGGCGACGCCTGCTCTGGTGCAAAGACCACACGTTGAAATGAGGCAGGAAGTGTTCTGCGGCTCACGGCATTTCCCAAAGCGGCCATTCCCATGCCTGCTATGAGACGCTTGCCCGGCTGTTGAGCGTTCAAGCCCTTACCACGCGCTGTCACAATGTGGGAGCGAAGCCAAGGGTGCGTAGCGACAGAATGCCCGCCCTGCTCTCCCAGTAGCGAATTCATCAACCAGAGCGCGACTTGGGTAATCTCCGGCACACTGGGCTTCGCTGATCGATAAGACTGCGCCAAATAGGCCTTCTCAAACCGGTCGTAGGCCTCAACTGGGTCGGGCTGCGCCATAGCAGCGTGGCGCCAAGAACCGATCGACGAACCCACGGCATCCAGCGGCCTGCTGCGACCGGCCAAAAGATCGGCAATAAGCACGCGGTCCATACGACCCAATATCAACCACTTTGGGCCACCGGATGCGCCAATAAGGCCATCGATTAGGTCGGCGTGCCAACCTTCAGACTCAAGACGTTTCGCTGCCGTTTTCCCCACTCTAAGTTCGAGGGCTTTCATTAAGGATCCTTTTTGGAGTGGGTTATGCTCACCTTTTAGGGATACGCGACAAGCTTTATGATGGCTTCATGCAACAGTTAACTGTCGCTGACCGCGCAGTTGCAAGCTGTCGCAAGCGCGACTTGGACAATAAGAAAAATTTGAGGCAAACACCATGGCTTTTGATGCCATCTCCGCAACAAACGCGTACATCGACTCCCTAGGAACGGAGGCACTAGCTCAGGCGGCGGCCTACACGGCGGGCAATCACTGGCTCATACTTTGGTCACTTTTGGCGACTGTAGTCTCCACCTCGCTTATTGTTCGAAGCGGAATATTAGTCGCGCTCTCAAACAAACTCTCTCAGAGA
The Candidatus Paraluminiphilus aquimaris genome window above contains:
- a CDS encoding patatin-like phospholipase family protein; the encoded protein is MKALELRVGKTAAKRLESEGWHADLIDGLIGASGGPKWLILGRMDRVLIADLLAGRSRPLDAVGSSIGSWRHAAMAQPDPVEAYDRFEKAYLAQSYRSAKPSVPEITQVALWLMNSLLGEQGGHSVATHPWLRSHIVTARGKGLNAQQPGKRLIAGMGMAALGNAVSRRTLPASFQRVVFAPEQASPLRPLLDGFDTQYVGLSEANVFHALMASGAIPYVFEGVYEIEGAGKGAFWDGGIIDYHFDLQRLPRDEVWLYPHFSNRTTVGWFDKFLPWRADQQVSVDQLIMICPTDEFIASLPFGKIPDRRDFGKIPESVRETYWHRCVDESQRLADEFHQLINGSNPLSGAIKL
- a CDS encoding TIGR03643 family protein gives rise to the protein MEATFGLSEPETIKLMRRTMKPSSFRLWRKRVSGRVTKHRKLRGFDVGRGYCPTQYKR
- a CDS encoding chorismate-binding protein; this encodes MFERAIVRNPDASDWSLLTNCVDVVLATEHAGVLGAIEAAERRAQSEALHAVGYVAYEASHAFDSKFPKRDIDIPLVCFALFSDETRLDSLGGLYAPESASPDNWELRESQSSFESKVDAIRQMIGAGEVYQINLTSRMRQGEIVTLADFARWSQDMPYAVYLEGPELTICSASPELFFEREEGVVCSKPMKGTVGRRTDATADESSARWLKHSRKNRAENVMITDMVRNDLARISATGKVSVDELFGVERYPSVWQMTSTVKSEVDASLAEIFRALFPAASITGAPKRAALDVIHSLEDDPREIYTGAVGRIKPSGSVCFNVAIRTAWSASATGDSRFGSGCGIVWDSEPTEEFEELKTKARILKQPDPAFHLFETMGIVSGAIPRRARHLSRLAKSAAYWSFAFDIHAAETYLDALLSEVAEGATSSDSETQTLRLRLQLARSGAITHRCEPIELSSSQTSLSSEYPVVELALVQSAVEADDAYLAHKTSRREAYDRAVRETPAGCEPIMFNTVGNVTESAIANIVYQVGGELFTPPLGDGLLPGVLRDELLNERKITERALPVTELGAVEAFWLINSLRGWRRAVLHADSA